The following are encoded together in the Adhaeribacter arboris genome:
- a CDS encoding glycoside hydrolase family 18 protein — protein sequence MINKQLRLVCLAFFTFVTVFANPKLTETPKPKKYVVTGYVGGFRGLVAAEEIDAEKLTHIIYAFVNCQDSMAVLTNLATDSINFRKLNALKLKNPNLKILISIGGWGWSDFFSDAVLTPTSRALFARTSVDIIRQYKLDGVDIDWEYPAMKGEEGNIFRPEDKQNYTLMFKAVREELDKFETETGKHYELTAAVGGSKSFIQNTEMDKVQQYLDYIYLMTYDYSGKNNTVGHHTNLYPAKSEVPGSSADQSVKNFIAAGVPAHKLGLGAAFYGKGWEAGSTKNRGLNQPRVKSTQGGGYSDIKDALINQQGYKRYWDRKAKAPYLFNSDSKIFITYDDEKSIKQKCKYIQKNNLAGIFFWEYFRDPKEYLISTIHRVLP from the coding sequence ATGATAAATAAACAACTCCGCTTAGTTTGTCTGGCTTTTTTTACTTTTGTAACCGTTTTCGCTAATCCCAAATTAACAGAAACACCCAAGCCCAAAAAGTACGTGGTAACGGGTTATGTGGGAGGTTTCCGCGGTTTAGTAGCCGCCGAGGAAATTGACGCCGAAAAATTAACGCACATTATTTACGCCTTTGTGAACTGCCAAGACAGCATGGCAGTGCTCACCAATCTGGCTACCGATTCCATTAATTTCCGGAAGCTGAATGCGCTGAAACTTAAAAATCCAAACTTAAAAATTTTAATATCCATTGGCGGTTGGGGCTGGAGCGATTTTTTTTCGGATGCCGTTTTAACGCCCACTTCCCGCGCTTTATTTGCCCGCACCAGCGTAGATATAATCCGACAGTATAAATTGGATGGGGTAGATATTGATTGGGAATACCCCGCCATGAAAGGCGAAGAAGGGAATATTTTCCGGCCCGAGGATAAACAGAACTATACCTTAATGTTTAAAGCCGTGCGGGAAGAACTGGATAAGTTCGAAACCGAAACCGGTAAGCACTACGAATTAACGGCGGCTGTAGGTGGGTCTAAATCCTTCATTCAAAACACCGAAATGGATAAGGTGCAGCAATACCTCGATTATATTTATTTAATGACTTACGACTACTCCGGTAAAAACAATACCGTTGGGCACCATACCAATTTGTACCCGGCTAAAAGCGAGGTACCGGGTTCATCGGCCGATCAATCCGTTAAAAATTTTATAGCCGCTGGCGTTCCGGCGCACAAGTTAGGTTTAGGCGCTGCTTTTTACGGGAAAGGTTGGGAAGCCGGCAGCACCAAGAACAGAGGTTTAAACCAGCCCCGTGTAAAATCAACCCAAGGCGGTGGCTATTCCGATATTAAAGATGCCCTAATTAACCAACAGGGTTATAAGCGTTACTGGGACCGGAAAGCCAAAGCGCCTTATTTGTTTAATTCGGATAGTAAAATATTTATTACCTACGACGACGAAAAATCTATTAAGCAAAAGTGTAAGTACATCCAAAAAAATAACTTAGCCGGAATATTTTTCTGGGAATATTTTCGCGACCCGAAAGAATATCTAATCTCCACTATCCACCGGGTATTGCCTTAA
- a CDS encoding FAD:protein FMN transferase, which translates to MARKKLPLQRYEYSHPQMGTIFRIVLYARSVPQAQAAAQAAFNRVDQLNQIMSDYIPDSELNQLSASAGTGKEVKLSPDLWQVLQISQEVARKTQGAFDVTVGPLVQLWRRSRRQQQLPSPEVLAKAKAATGYQHLHLNKKNQTAKLLVSGMQLDLGAIGKGYAVDEAMEVLRQKGIKIALVDGGGNIRVSKAPPGTKGWVLDLSISNETDHIGGKQIYLKHGGVATSGDLYQFVELNGLRYSHIINPFTGLGLTDQRRVTIVAKNGTNADWLSTALSVLPIKQALTLANRTPKAGAAIVSNINGTTQQQSRRFRQLKWVK; encoded by the coding sequence GTGGCACGTAAAAAACTGCCCTTGCAACGCTATGAATACAGCCACCCCCAAATGGGCACCATTTTCCGGATTGTTCTTTATGCTCGTTCCGTACCCCAAGCTCAGGCGGCCGCCCAAGCCGCTTTTAACCGCGTAGATCAACTAAACCAAATAATGAGCGACTATATTCCGGATAGCGAACTGAATCAGCTTTCGGCTTCGGCAGGTACTGGTAAAGAGGTAAAACTAAGTCCGGATTTATGGCAGGTATTGCAAATATCGCAAGAAGTTGCCCGAAAAACGCAGGGTGCTTTTGATGTAACGGTAGGCCCATTGGTGCAACTTTGGCGCCGTTCCCGCCGACAGCAGCAACTACCCAGCCCGGAAGTTCTGGCTAAAGCAAAAGCCGCAACCGGCTACCAACATCTGCATTTAAATAAGAAAAATCAGACAGCAAAATTACTGGTATCGGGTATGCAATTGGATTTAGGCGCTATTGGCAAAGGCTACGCCGTAGATGAAGCCATGGAAGTGCTGCGGCAAAAAGGGATAAAAATAGCGCTCGTGGATGGCGGAGGAAATATCCGGGTAAGTAAAGCTCCACCGGGTACCAAAGGCTGGGTGCTTGATTTAAGCATTAGCAACGAAACCGACCACATTGGCGGAAAACAAATTTATTTGAAACACGGCGGAGTGGCTACTTCCGGTGATTTATACCAATTTGTAGAATTAAACGGCTTGCGCTACTCGCACATTATCAATCCTTTTACCGGTTTAGGCCTTACCGATCAGCGTCGGGTAACTATTGTGGCTAAAAACGGCACCAATGCCGACTGGCTCTCCACCGCCTTAAGTGTATTGCCCATAAAGCAAGCCCTGACTTTAGCTAACCGCACTCCTAAAGCGGGTGCTGCTATTGTGAGTAACATTAATGGCACTACTCAGCAGCAATCGCGCCGCTTCCGGCAATTGAAATGGGTAAAGTAA
- a CDS encoding polysaccharide deacetylase family protein, which translates to MLKRFVLLTVIVSIVIACNRKEEIIGKTEITKWQYGKKAAVSLTYDDGSTNQFAKALPIMNQLGFPATFFIITGQIPGSQYQGRFIGRSVKEIIAETATQPTNKENFFERASAVGFLGYQGTIDYHTQAGALVDAGKPEEAYKVMDEVYKKVRAGAFKPGYLANKEVAEARGVTWDKIRSYAAQGHEFASHTVTHPRLAALDEPNLLYELEKSKEDILKQLGPKYTFSAEGPYGTENERVVEYAKKIYPALRNRMPEPFLAEINRSSDEQPGNFKKEYVQWQRGATTKTPLPLMKSWVDTVAAHDNNWLVLVIHGVEGIGWEALPATLLDEYFRYMKAREDKLWVATFADVTKYMRQRMNAKVQGQQKENVIIVNLTHSLDKNLYDLPLTLKTYVPTDWKTIKVKQGTKEKEVQPEKDDKGTFVFYQALPNTNPAELSNAL; encoded by the coding sequence ATGCTGAAAAGATTTGTTTTATTAACAGTTATTGTTTCGATAGTTATTGCCTGTAACCGTAAGGAAGAAATTATAGGGAAAACCGAAATTACCAAGTGGCAATACGGCAAAAAAGCCGCGGTTTCGCTTACCTACGACGATGGCTCTACCAACCAGTTTGCCAAAGCTTTACCGATAATGAACCAACTGGGTTTTCCGGCTACCTTTTTTATTATTACCGGGCAAATACCAGGTTCTCAGTACCAGGGCCGATTTATTGGCCGGTCGGTAAAAGAAATAATCGCCGAAACGGCTACGCAGCCTACTAACAAAGAAAACTTTTTCGAAAGAGCCTCGGCCGTTGGCTTTTTAGGCTACCAGGGAACTATCGATTATCATACCCAGGCGGGCGCCCTGGTAGATGCCGGTAAACCAGAAGAAGCTTATAAGGTAATGGATGAAGTTTATAAAAAAGTAAGAGCAGGTGCCTTTAAACCCGGTTACCTCGCTAATAAAGAAGTAGCTGAAGCCCGGGGAGTTACCTGGGATAAAATCCGGAGTTATGCCGCCCAAGGCCATGAGTTTGCCAGTCATACGGTTACGCACCCGCGTTTGGCCGCTTTAGATGAGCCTAATCTGTTATATGAACTGGAAAAGAGTAAGGAAGATATTTTAAAACAACTGGGCCCTAAATATACATTTTCCGCCGAAGGACCTTACGGAACCGAAAACGAACGGGTAGTGGAATACGCTAAAAAAATATATCCCGCTTTAAGAAACCGCATGCCCGAACCCTTCTTAGCCGAAATAAACCGCAGCAGCGATGAACAGCCGGGTAATTTTAAAAAAGAGTATGTGCAATGGCAACGGGGCGCTACTACTAAAACGCCTTTGCCTTTAATGAAATCCTGGGTAGATACCGTCGCCGCGCACGATAATAATTGGCTGGTGCTGGTAATCCACGGGGTAGAGGGTATTGGTTGGGAAGCCTTGCCCGCCACCTTACTCGACGAATATTTCAGGTACATGAAAGCCCGGGAAGATAAACTATGGGTAGCTACTTTTGCCGATGTTACCAAGTACATGCGGCAACGAATGAACGCCAAAGTACAAGGCCAGCAAAAAGAAAACGTTATTATTGTTAATTTAACGCACTCCCTGGATAAGAATCTGTATGACTTGCCGCTTACCTTAAAAACCTACGTGCCCACCGATTGGAAAACCATAAAGGTGAAACAAGGCACAAAGGAGAAAGAAGTTCAGCCAGAAAAAGATGACAAAGGTACTTTTGTGTTCTACCAGGCTCTCCCAAATACCAACCCTGCTGAGTTATCAAATGCATTATAG
- a CDS encoding outer membrane protein assembly factor BamB family protein → MYPFVLKNLKKLTYSSLFFIGLAVLLILGSCAPKKKQSSLVWDKNLYTIGSQSSPRAEDLNKDGILDIVMGGGKNEFQQSDQGVLALNGKTGEVLWQQESPDQVYGSATFYDISGDGIKDIFIGGRSPNLKALDGKTGKVIWKYQYQYEKDPVLRYARFNFYNIALVPDQNKDGSPDLLVLNGGNAQAKPNSEADRFPGVLMVMDAKTGLVLAADTMPDGKESYMSPLCFKQPDSPDYNIIFGTGGETIPGSLYTAKLSDLMARKLSRAKVLASEQGHGFIAPPVLADITQDGNYDIVAISHGSSIFAIDGKNQQQLWKQNIPGTESSNSFAVGYFTDDAIPDFFTFVSKGAWPANTGTMQILLDGKHGRITYQNSLGCSGFSSPVVYDLNNDGQDEVIISINEYDCSRDLINQASFPIENKLLAINFKDKSINTIDQTKGFKNIFSTPWIGDMDNDGYLDIVHCQYFSHSDILSFLGMRVKRIDTPIKIKEKPLWGSYMGSDGNGLFSAVR, encoded by the coding sequence ATGTACCCCTTCGTCCTGAAAAATTTAAAAAAACTCACCTATTCCTCTTTATTCTTTATCGGTTTAGCTGTTTTACTTATTCTAGGAAGTTGCGCTCCCAAGAAAAAACAAAGTAGTTTGGTCTGGGATAAAAACCTCTATACCATTGGTTCGCAATCGTCGCCGCGAGCCGAAGATTTAAATAAGGACGGCATTTTGGATATTGTAATGGGTGGAGGGAAAAACGAATTTCAGCAAAGTGACCAAGGCGTATTGGCTCTGAATGGCAAAACCGGTGAGGTATTGTGGCAACAGGAATCCCCGGATCAGGTATACGGCTCCGCTACTTTTTATGATATTTCCGGGGATGGGATAAAAGATATTTTTATTGGCGGAAGATCCCCCAACTTAAAGGCGCTGGATGGGAAAACCGGTAAAGTTATCTGGAAGTACCAATACCAGTACGAGAAAGATCCAGTATTACGCTATGCCCGTTTTAATTTTTATAATATTGCCTTAGTTCCTGACCAAAATAAAGATGGTTCACCGGATTTACTGGTCCTTAATGGCGGTAATGCCCAAGCAAAACCTAATTCCGAAGCGGATCGGTTTCCGGGGGTATTAATGGTGATGGATGCGAAAACGGGGTTGGTTTTAGCTGCCGACACCATGCCCGACGGCAAAGAATCGTATATGTCGCCACTGTGCTTTAAACAGCCCGATAGCCCGGATTACAACATTATTTTTGGTACCGGCGGCGAAACCATTCCGGGTAGTTTGTATACCGCGAAGCTCTCCGATTTAATGGCCCGGAAATTAAGCCGAGCCAAAGTACTCGCTTCGGAGCAAGGCCACGGCTTTATTGCCCCTCCCGTTTTAGCCGACATAACCCAGGATGGGAATTACGATATTGTAGCCATTTCGCACGGCAGCAGCATTTTTGCCATTGATGGAAAAAACCAGCAACAATTATGGAAACAAAATATTCCTGGTACCGAATCGAGTAATAGTTTTGCGGTAGGCTATTTCACCGACGATGCTATTCCGGATTTTTTCACTTTCGTAAGTAAAGGCGCTTGGCCCGCTAACACCGGCACGATGCAAATTTTACTGGATGGCAAACACGGGAGAATAACTTACCAGAATTCTTTAGGTTGTTCCGGATTTTCTTCGCCGGTAGTTTATGATTTAAACAACGATGGCCAGGACGAAGTAATTATCAGCATCAACGAATACGATTGTTCGCGCGATTTAATTAATCAAGCTTCTTTCCCGATAGAAAACAAACTTTTAGCCATTAACTTTAAAGACAAATCCATTAATACCATTGATCAAACCAAAGGCTTTAAAAATATTTTCTCCACTCCCTGGATTGGCGATATGGATAATGACGGCTACCTGGATATTGTCCATTGTCAGTACTTCAGTCATTCCGATATTCTCTCTTTTTTGGGTATGCGGGTGAAACGCATTGATACGCCCATTAAAATCAAAGAAAAACCTTTGTGGGGTTCTTACATGGGTTCTGACGGCAACGGCTTGTTTTCGGCGGTTCGGTAG
- a CDS encoding alpha/beta fold hydrolase, protein MKLHYRDLGQGTPFVILHGLFGISDNWQTLAKYWSQKYHVYLLDLRNHGRSPQSTDFNYDLMVEDLSEFITEHNLVNPVIMGHSMGGKVAMNFALSHPNQVSKLIVVDIAPRPYPVHHQDIINGLNAIDISTMTSRTEAETALEPYIPETDVRLFLLKNLYRKEDNSFGWRMNLAAIERNIAEVGRETIADVPFTKPTLFVKGGNSRYIQEKDVPSIQRLFPNVQLVTIENVGHWVHAEAPEKFYQLVVDFIG, encoded by the coding sequence ATGAAATTACACTACCGCGATTTAGGTCAGGGTACTCCGTTCGTAATCTTACACGGTTTATTTGGTATTTCGGATAACTGGCAAACCTTAGCTAAATACTGGAGTCAGAAATACCACGTGTACTTACTCGATTTGCGTAACCACGGCCGTTCGCCGCAAAGCACCGATTTTAATTACGACTTAATGGTCGAAGATTTATCCGAATTTATAACGGAACATAACTTAGTTAATCCGGTTATTATGGGCCATTCCATGGGTGGTAAGGTTGCCATGAACTTTGCTCTTAGTCATCCCAATCAGGTGAGTAAGTTAATAGTGGTGGACATTGCGCCCCGCCCCTACCCGGTACACCACCAGGATATCATTAACGGCTTAAATGCCATTGATATTAGCACCATGACCAGCCGCACCGAAGCGGAAACGGCTTTGGAACCTTACATTCCGGAAACCGATGTCCGCTTATTCCTGCTGAAGAATTTGTACCGCAAAGAAGATAATTCGTTTGGCTGGCGCATGAATTTAGCCGCCATTGAGCGTAACATTGCAGAAGTTGGCCGCGAAACTATTGCGGATGTTCCTTTTACCAAGCCTACTTTATTTGTAAAAGGAGGCAATTCCCGCTACATTCAGGAAAAAGATGTACCCTCCATTCAACGATTATTCCCGAACGTACAACTTGTTACCATCGAGAATGTTGGCCACTGGGTACACGCCGAAGCGCCCGAAAAGTTTTACCAGTTGGTTGTAGATTTTATCGGTTAA
- a CDS encoding T9SS type A sorting domain-containing protein: MKIHVSLGYPIQLNRVFNNWWIYLCPCFLLHFTFPTQTFAQNKVWDKTLGGEKLEILTVVKQTSDGGYILGGSSASGISGDKSEPNKGEKDEFGAYPNDYWVVKLNADGSKAWDKTIGGREEDVLNSIQLTSDGGYLLGGTSTSGVSGNKKDINYGASDYWLVKLDAKGNKLWDKSYGGKGSDNLVSLQPSSDGGYLLGGSSTSGINGNKTHPKIGRSDFWIVKLQADGTMIWDRTFGGTNDDFLSTFVSTPDGGCLLSGQIYEIGTKLIKVKADGSQDWEKTVGYPEIIALQTIKEGGFIAGYSVSTSSASFNYGIRKLKSDGTPVWEKSFGGNDSDYLKFLQVTTDGGYILGGTSYSDSSGVKTEHKRGTCLGENFFLSSCGTDYWVLKLNADGTQEWDRTIGSEEYDDLTFLQQTKEGGYILGGTASSGSSYDKTQTSRGSNDYWVVQLDNTVRQNQTITFAPIVLTKIVGDAPFALEAKASSGLPIAFRVLSGPATVKGNIVTLTGVGEVRVQAYQAGNATYNSAATDQTFVVDERKYITKQWDKTYGGFNQETLSALIPTPDGGYLAGGYSNSGNTGDKSSPGKGRNDYWLTKLNNQGQKEWDKAYGGNNGDSLMALVATPDGGFLLGGTSYSGKSGDKSQEIRGSGQGIYGHGDYWLVKIDAQGTKLWDKTYGGNAADELMALMTTPDGGFLLGGTSYSGKSGDKSQASKDTEQEAYLRGDYWLVKVDAKGTKLWDKTFGGGGSDKLMALVVAPEGGYLVGGSSTSGISGDKSEVNRSLEDYWVVRLKEDGSKIWDKTLGGLPETVYYDECNENCEMKVGRSILTALVATPDGSFLLGGYSNAEKGADKTDGNLVGSYSSSILNDYWIVKIDSKGKKMWDKTYGGIFSEKVLDYDIGTYFTGNSQLSSIIATPDGNYLLAGTSDSDKGRDRSENARGGGELYIYLFRGEIPDDYRIGRRSERDYWVVKIDEEGTKKWDRTIGSRDFDVLKAVVPTADGSYVLGGTSNGLIGGDKTEATRDTTQFAAGASTDFWLVKVKDETSTPSAVWNMRYGGTGTDNFTVAIPTSDGGYLAGGYTNSGSSKDKSQTNQGKNDYWIVKSDQNGKKLWDKRYGGSGDDYLNRVIPTQDGGYLLAGSSLSGKNGDKSDANLGERDYWVVKVDAAGNKQWDKTFGGTGYDELKKVIQLASGEYVLGGYSNSPVSGDKSQASQGDHDYWLVKISANGAKIWDKTYGGNQAETLSSFTPTSDGGFLLTGSSLSGASGNKSQPSQGSSDYWIVKTDKDGNLLWDKTYGGSDQDEVYSVAWNGKEYLISGTSSSGKSGDKTQSSQGGKDYWVIKLDEKGTKLWDRTFGGNQDDELRASTFTTEGHYVLAGKSYSEGSGDKSQPGQGLSDYWVVQIEEDGDKVADQRFGGSSQEELRTVFQTNDGGLLLGGRSDSGVSGDRTQPSQGGTDYWLVKIAPITTSIIAARITTPATEPVVSLEQLRAYPNPFSAQVTIRFALPETQTAQVKVYDSQGREIATLFRATAQAHQIYQIEWRAYNNVSGMYLLQLQTPTKRYQQKLLLAR; encoded by the coding sequence ATGAAAATACATGTATCTCTTGGTTACCCGATTCAATTGAATCGGGTATTTAATAATTGGTGGATTTACCTTTGTCCATGCTTTTTGCTGCATTTTACTTTCCCCACCCAAACATTCGCTCAGAATAAAGTTTGGGATAAAACATTGGGAGGAGAAAAACTAGAAATATTAACCGTAGTAAAACAAACCAGCGACGGCGGCTATATCTTGGGGGGTAGCTCCGCCTCCGGAATTAGTGGAGATAAATCGGAGCCTAATAAAGGTGAAAAGGATGAATTTGGCGCTTACCCAAATGATTACTGGGTAGTAAAATTAAACGCTGATGGTTCCAAGGCTTGGGACAAAACTATTGGCGGGAGGGAAGAAGATGTTTTAAATTCCATTCAATTGACCAGTGATGGCGGTTATCTGCTGGGGGGCACTTCCACTTCCGGCGTTAGCGGCAACAAAAAGGATATTAATTATGGCGCCTCCGATTACTGGCTGGTGAAATTAGATGCGAAGGGAAACAAGCTCTGGGATAAAAGTTACGGCGGTAAAGGTTCCGATAATTTAGTCTCGCTGCAGCCAAGCAGCGACGGTGGTTATCTCTTAGGAGGTTCTTCTACTTCTGGCATTAACGGCAATAAAACCCATCCCAAAATAGGCCGCAGTGATTTCTGGATCGTGAAGTTACAGGCCGATGGCACTATGATTTGGGACAGAACCTTTGGCGGCACGAACGATGATTTTCTTAGCACTTTTGTAAGTACTCCGGATGGGGGCTGTTTACTCTCTGGTCAGATTTATGAAATAGGTACTAAATTGATTAAAGTTAAAGCCGATGGCTCTCAAGATTGGGAAAAAACAGTAGGATACCCCGAAATAATTGCTTTACAAACAATTAAGGAGGGAGGATTTATAGCGGGCTATTCAGTAAGTACTTCTTCCGCATCTTTTAATTACGGAATACGGAAATTAAAATCGGATGGCACTCCGGTTTGGGAGAAAAGTTTTGGCGGTAATGATTCTGATTATTTAAAGTTCCTGCAGGTTACTACGGACGGTGGTTATATCTTGGGAGGCACTTCTTATTCGGATAGCAGTGGCGTAAAAACGGAGCATAAAAGAGGCACTTGTCTGGGTGAAAATTTCTTCCTGTCATCTTGTGGCACGGATTACTGGGTACTAAAATTAAACGCGGATGGCACGCAAGAATGGGACCGGACCATTGGCAGTGAAGAGTACGATGATTTAACCTTTTTGCAGCAAACCAAAGAAGGGGGCTATATTCTGGGGGGTACCGCTTCCTCTGGTAGTAGTTACGACAAAACCCAAACTAGTAGAGGGAGTAACGATTACTGGGTAGTACAACTGGATAATACTGTTCGGCAGAATCAAACAATAACCTTTGCTCCTATTGTATTAACGAAAATCGTAGGTGATGCGCCTTTTGCTTTAGAAGCCAAAGCTAGCTCCGGCCTGCCGATTGCTTTTCGGGTATTATCCGGACCCGCTACCGTAAAAGGCAATATAGTAACTCTTACCGGGGTGGGGGAAGTTCGCGTGCAAGCCTATCAGGCGGGTAATGCCACGTATAATTCAGCGGCTACCGACCAAACTTTTGTCGTAGATGAACGCAAGTATATTACCAAACAATGGGACAAAACCTACGGTGGCTTTAACCAAGAGACGCTTTCGGCTTTAATCCCCACTCCGGATGGCGGTTACCTGGCAGGTGGTTATTCTAACTCGGGTAATACCGGAGATAAAAGTAGCCCTGGTAAAGGACGAAATGATTATTGGCTAACCAAACTAAATAATCAGGGACAAAAGGAATGGGATAAAGCTTATGGCGGAAATAATGGAGATAGCCTAATGGCACTTGTTGCTACCCCTGACGGCGGTTTTTTACTCGGCGGTACTTCCTATTCCGGCAAAAGTGGCGACAAGAGCCAGGAAATCAGGGGTTCCGGGCAAGGAATATACGGACATGGAGATTACTGGCTGGTGAAGATAGATGCCCAAGGCACCAAGCTCTGGGACAAAACTTACGGTGGCAATGCCGCCGATGAATTGATGGCCTTAATGACTACCCCCGACGGCGGTTTCTTACTCGGAGGCACTTCGTATTCCGGTAAAAGCGGGGATAAGAGTCAGGCCAGTAAAGATACCGAGCAAGAAGCTTACTTAAGAGGAGACTACTGGCTAGTAAAAGTAGACGCGAAGGGCACCAAGCTTTGGGATAAAACTTTCGGCGGGGGTGGTTCGGATAAGCTAATGGCCCTAGTAGTTGCTCCGGAAGGAGGCTACTTAGTAGGAGGTTCATCAACTTCTGGAATATCCGGGGATAAAAGTGAGGTTAACCGCAGTCTGGAAGATTATTGGGTAGTGCGTTTAAAAGAAGATGGCAGTAAAATATGGGATAAAACCTTGGGCGGCCTACCGGAAACCGTTTACTATGATGAGTGTAATGAAAATTGCGAGATGAAGGTAGGACGTTCCATCTTAACGGCTTTAGTGGCTACCCCAGACGGAAGCTTCTTATTAGGTGGTTATTCCAACGCGGAGAAGGGAGCCGATAAAACGGACGGCAATTTGGTTGGCTCTTACAGTTCTTCTATATTAAATGATTATTGGATAGTAAAAATAGATAGTAAAGGCAAGAAAATGTGGGACAAAACTTACGGCGGCATTTTTTCGGAAAAAGTATTAGATTATGATATCGGCACATATTTTACCGGTAATTCCCAGCTTAGCTCTATTATTGCTACCCCGGATGGCAATTACTTACTTGCCGGCACCTCAGATTCGGATAAAGGCCGCGATAGGAGTGAAAATGCCCGGGGAGGCGGCGAACTCTATATTTACCTTTTCCGGGGAGAAATTCCGGACGACTACCGCATTGGACGAAGAAGCGAAAGAGACTATTGGGTAGTGAAGATAGATGAAGAAGGTACAAAAAAATGGGATAGAACTATCGGCAGCCGCGATTTTGATGTACTCAAGGCCGTTGTACCAACGGCGGATGGCAGCTATGTTTTAGGCGGTACTTCTAACGGCTTAATTGGGGGAGATAAAACAGAAGCCACCCGCGATACTACCCAATTTGCGGCTGGCGCGAGCACCGACTTCTGGCTCGTAAAAGTAAAAGACGAAACTTCCACCCCATCGGCTGTCTGGAATATGCGATACGGGGGTACGGGAACTGATAATTTTACGGTTGCAATCCCCACTTCCGATGGCGGTTACTTAGCGGGTGGTTATACGAACTCAGGTTCAAGCAAAGATAAAAGCCAGACCAACCAGGGTAAGAACGATTATTGGATTGTGAAGAGTGACCAGAACGGCAAAAAGCTCTGGGATAAACGCTACGGTGGCTCCGGGGATGATTACCTGAACCGCGTTATTCCAACTCAGGATGGGGGTTACTTATTGGCCGGTTCTTCGCTTTCCGGTAAAAACGGGGATAAATCGGACGCTAACTTGGGTGAGCGGGACTACTGGGTAGTAAAAGTAGACGCTGCAGGCAATAAACAATGGGATAAAACTTTTGGAGGTACGGGTTACGATGAACTTAAGAAAGTAATTCAGCTCGCATCCGGCGAGTACGTACTGGGAGGCTACAGTAACTCGCCCGTGAGTGGCGACAAAAGCCAGGCCAGCCAGGGCGATCACGATTATTGGCTGGTGAAAATTAGCGCAAACGGAGCCAAAATCTGGGACAAAACCTATGGGGGCAACCAGGCAGAAACGCTTAGTAGTTTCACCCCGACCAGCGATGGTGGCTTTTTACTTACTGGCAGCTCGCTCTCCGGGGCAAGTGGAAATAAAAGCCAGCCTAGCCAGGGCAGCAGTGATTATTGGATCGTAAAAACAGATAAAGACGGCAATTTACTTTGGGATAAAACGTACGGCGGCAGCGACCAGGACGAAGTGTATTCGGTAGCTTGGAATGGCAAGGAGTACTTAATCTCTGGTACCAGTTCTTCGGGGAAATCGGGCGACAAGACCCAGTCCAGTCAGGGTGGAAAAGATTACTGGGTAATAAAATTAGATGAAAAAGGCACGAAGCTGTGGGATAGAACTTTTGGCGGTAACCAGGACGATGAGCTAAGAGCCAGTACCTTCACCACGGAAGGCCATTACGTGTTAGCGGGTAAATCTTACTCCGAAGGAAGCGGAGATAAAAGCCAGCCTGGTCAGGGTTTAAGCGATTACTGGGTAGTGCAAATAGAGGAAGACGGGGATAAAGTAGCCGACCAGCGTTTTGGCGGCAGTAGCCAGGAAGAACTGCGCACCGTATTTCAAACCAATGATGGCGGCCTATTACTTGGGGGTCGGTCCGATTCAGGCGTAAGCGGCGATAGAACGCAGCCTAGCCAGGGAGGCACGGATTACTGGTTGGTGAAAATAGCGCCTATAACCACTTCCATAATAGCCGCCAGAATTACTACTCCGGCAACAGAGCCAG
- a CDS encoding SAM-dependent methyltransferase produces the protein MAASGTVYLIPTVLAEDTATAVIPAQVAQCISGLSYFIVENARTARRYIKTMAPEKVIELLQIMVIDKNSSEAEVKKALDPILKGQNAGIISEAGCPGVADPGAEVVKLAHRAGIKVVPLVGPSSILMALMSSGFNGQSFAFHGYLPIEKKTGCKPS, from the coding sequence ATGGCTGCTTCTGGTACCGTTTACCTCATTCCCACCGTTCTCGCTGAAGATACCGCGACAGCCGTCATCCCGGCCCAGGTAGCCCAATGCATTTCCGGATTGTCGTACTTTATCGTGGAAAATGCCCGTACGGCCCGGCGTTACATTAAAACCATGGCTCCGGAGAAAGTGATTGAATTGTTGCAGATTATGGTAATTGATAAAAATTCTTCGGAAGCCGAGGTTAAAAAAGCTTTAGATCCGATTTTAAAAGGGCAAAACGCCGGTATTATTTCGGAAGCCGGCTGCCCCGGCGTAGCTGATCCGGGTGCTGAAGTAGTGAAATTGGCGCATCGCGCCGGAATAAAAGTGGTGCCTTTAGTGGGTCCATCGTCGATATTAATGGCTTTGATGAGCTCGGGCTTTAATGGGCAGTCGTTTGCCTTTCACGGGTATTTGCCCATTGAAAAAAAGACCGGGTGCAAGCCATCCTAA